In the Verrucomicrobiota bacterium JB022 genome, one interval contains:
- a CDS encoding MFS transporter has protein sequence MAATEPSPQNQKRTLGVIFLTVFLDLVGFSIIFPLFPAMLHYYLELEGPNSLIGGMVERLAAVVPDPLEAEFLTTVLFGGIIGSLYSLLQFFSAAYWGRTSDYKGRRRVLLLTVTGVAVSYLLWFFSGHFWALLISRALGGLMAGNIAVATAAIADVTDEKGRGKGMALIGVAFGLGFILGPAIGAVSATYFNPLHIWPSLEGIGLHPFSGAALVALLLSLVNLVWVWRSFPETLAVKKAKPTLEEGQKRPNRLAEIFIVKSQVVQLVIFVYLIFVIAFAGMEFSLTFLARERLLYSPLAMTKIFVFIGLMLLISQGMVVRRLSPKIGEMPLIFVGFLMVFLALVCLGAALQAPLFYTGLGLLGFGAGLVSPSLTAAASRFSPADEQGTNLGAFRSAGALARAIGPLAGALIYYKFGSDFAYYAAAGLVLVSLAMSFTLPKLPPGEKVAKQKA, from the coding sequence ATGGCAGCAACGGAGCCTTCCCCGCAGAACCAGAAACGAACCCTCGGCGTCATTTTCCTGACCGTCTTCCTCGACCTCGTCGGGTTCTCCATCATCTTCCCGCTCTTCCCCGCCATGCTCCATTACTATCTGGAGCTGGAGGGGCCGAACAGCCTGATCGGCGGCATGGTGGAGCGACTGGCCGCAGTGGTGCCCGACCCGCTCGAAGCGGAGTTCCTGACCACCGTGCTCTTTGGCGGCATCATCGGCTCGCTCTACAGCCTGCTGCAATTCTTCAGTGCGGCCTACTGGGGGCGCACCTCCGACTACAAGGGCCGGCGCCGGGTGCTGCTCCTTACGGTGACGGGCGTGGCCGTCAGCTACCTGCTCTGGTTCTTCTCCGGGCACTTTTGGGCGCTGCTCATCTCGCGCGCTCTCGGGGGTCTGATGGCGGGCAATATCGCCGTCGCCACCGCAGCCATCGCCGACGTGACGGACGAGAAGGGGCGCGGCAAGGGCATGGCGCTGATCGGTGTCGCCTTCGGCCTCGGCTTCATCCTCGGGCCGGCCATCGGCGCGGTGAGTGCCACCTATTTCAACCCCCTGCACATTTGGCCCTCGCTGGAAGGCATCGGCCTGCATCCGTTCTCCGGTGCGGCGCTGGTGGCCCTGCTGCTCTCGCTCGTCAACCTCGTGTGGGTCTGGCGCTCGTTCCCCGAGACGCTGGCGGTGAAGAAGGCCAAGCCCACACTCGAAGAGGGCCAGAAGCGCCCCAACCGCCTCGCCGAGATCTTTATCGTCAAGTCGCAGGTGGTGCAGCTCGTGATCTTCGTCTACCTGATCTTCGTGATCGCCTTTGCGGGCATGGAGTTTTCGCTGACCTTCCTGGCTCGCGAGCGTCTGCTCTACTCTCCGCTGGCGATGACGAAAATCTTCGTCTTCATCGGCCTGATGCTCCTGATCAGCCAAGGCATGGTGGTGCGCCGCCTGAGCCCCAAGATTGGGGAAATGCCGCTGATCTTCGTCGGCTTCCTCATGGTGTTTCTGGCGCTCGTCTGCCTCGGCGCGGCTCTGCAGGCGCCCCTCTTTTACACCGGGCTCGGCCTGCTGGGCTTTGGGGCCGGTCTCGTCAGCCCTTCCCTGACCGCGGCCGCCTCGCGCTTTTCCCCCGCCGATGAACAGGGCACCAACCTCGGTGCCTTCCGCTCCGCCGGTGCCTTGGCGCGCGCCATCGGCCCGCTCGCGGGTGCGCTGATCTACTACAAGTTCGGCTCCGACTTTGCCTACTATGCCGCCGCCGGCCTCGTGCTGGTCTCGCTCGCGATGAGCTTTACCCTGCCCAAGCTGCCCCCGGGCGAGAAGGTGGCAAAGCAGAAGGCTTAG
- the coaD gene encoding pantetheine-phosphate adenylyltransferase produces the protein MKLALYPGTFDPVTNGHLDILHRACKLFDHITVAVANNQRKGPLFSLEERVELIRGNIRGLNASVEPFQGLVVDFAKKKGAIALIRGLRAVSDFEFEFQMTQMNRDLDPEVETIFLMPGSLYYFTSSTLVKQVSAFDPERVQKFIPLNVAAALKKKYNHS, from the coding sequence ATGAAACTCGCCCTTTACCCTGGCACCTTCGATCCCGTCACCAACGGGCACCTCGACATCCTGCACCGCGCCTGCAAGCTGTTCGACCACATTACTGTGGCCGTAGCCAACAACCAGCGCAAGGGCCCCCTCTTCTCCCTCGAAGAGCGCGTGGAGCTGATCCGCGGCAATATTCGCGGCCTCAACGCCAGCGTGGAGCCCTTCCAGGGCCTCGTGGTCGACTTCGCGAAGAAAAAGGGTGCCATCGCCCTGATTCGGGGCCTGCGTGCGGTGTCGGACTTCGAATTCGAATTCCAGATGACGCAGATGAACCGCGACCTCGACCCGGAGGTGGAGACGATCTTCCTCATGCCGGGCTCGCTCTACTACTTCACGAGTTCAACGCTGGTCAAACAGGTCTCCGCCTTCGACCCCGAGCGCGTACAAAAGTTCATCCCGCTGAATGTGGCGGCGGCGCTGAAAAAGAAATACAACCACAGTTAG